A part of Camelus ferus isolate YT-003-E chromosome 6, BCGSAC_Cfer_1.0, whole genome shotgun sequence genomic DNA contains:
- the GMFB gene encoding glia maturation factor beta isoform X1 has product MSESLVVCDVAEDLVEKLRKFRFRKETNNAAIIMKIDKDKRLVVLDEELEGISPDELKDELPERQPRFIVYSYKYQHDDGRVSYPLCFIFSSPVGCKPEQQMMYAGSKNKLVQTAELTKVFEIRNTEDLTEEWLREKLGFFH; this is encoded by the exons ATG agTGAGTCTTTGGTGGTTTGTGATGTTGCTGAAGATCTAGTAGAAAAGCTGAGAAAGTTTCGTTTtcgcaaagaaacaaacaatgcTGCCATTATAA tgaaaattgaTAAGGATAAACGCCTGGTGGTGCTGGATGAAGAGCTTGAG GGCATTTCACCAGATGAACTTAAAGATGAACTACCTGAACGCCAACCTCG CTTCATTGTCTATAGTTATAAATATCAACATGATGATGGAAGAGTTTCATACCCCCTgtgctttattttctccagtcCTGTTG GATGTAAGCCTGAACAACAGATGATGTATGCTGGAAGTAAGAATAAGTTAGTCCAAACAGCTGAACTAACCAAG gtatttgaaataagaaatacCGAAGACCTAACTGAAGAATGGTTACGTGAGAAACTTGGATTTTTCCACTAA
- the GMFB gene encoding glia maturation factor beta isoform X2, translating into MSESLVVCDVAEDLVEKLRKFRFRKETNNAAIIMKIDKDKRLVVLDEELEGISPDELKDELPERQPRPSLSIVININMMMEEFHTPCALFSPVLLDVSLNNR; encoded by the exons ATG agTGAGTCTTTGGTGGTTTGTGATGTTGCTGAAGATCTAGTAGAAAAGCTGAGAAAGTTTCGTTTtcgcaaagaaacaaacaatgcTGCCATTATAA tgaaaattgaTAAGGATAAACGCCTGGTGGTGCTGGATGAAGAGCTTGAG GGCATTTCACCAGATGAACTTAAAGATGAACTACCTGAACGCCAACCTCG ACCTTCATTGTCTATAGTTATAAATATCAACATGATGATGGAAGAGTTTCATACCCCCTgtgctttattttctccagtcCTGTTG GATGTAAGCCTGAACAACAGATGA